The proteins below come from a single Microbulbifer sp. Q7 genomic window:
- a CDS encoding class I SAM-dependent methyltransferase: MFVPPEFHLSAQAEKAYYELHENNLEDAGYRRFLQRCATPLLNRLAPGSRGLDFGCGPAPLLARILEEQGHQVAIYDLFFQQDTSVLDDRFDFVVSTEVVEHLADPMTALEMLWGRINAGGVLALMTKLVASQERFANWHYIRDPTHIVFFSRETFHWLAGHWSAAVEFSGDDVIFLTRPA; this comes from the coding sequence GTGTTTGTTCCGCCCGAGTTCCACCTCTCCGCGCAGGCCGAAAAGGCCTATTACGAACTGCATGAAAACAATCTCGAGGATGCCGGATACCGGCGATTCCTGCAGCGCTGTGCAACGCCCTTACTGAATCGCTTGGCGCCGGGGTCCCGCGGGCTTGATTTCGGATGTGGTCCCGCGCCGTTGCTTGCCAGAATACTGGAGGAGCAGGGGCACCAGGTGGCGATCTACGACCTGTTCTTTCAGCAGGATACGTCAGTTCTGGATGATCGCTTTGATTTTGTGGTCAGTACGGAAGTTGTCGAGCATCTGGCGGATCCGATGACGGCTCTCGAGATGTTGTGGGGCCGTATCAACGCAGGTGGTGTGCTGGCACTAATGACCAAGCTGGTTGCTTCGCAGGAGCGTTTTGCTAACTGGCATTACATCCGCGACCCGACACATATTGTTTTCTTTAGCCGTGAAACTTTCCACTGGCTTGCCGGACACTGGTCCGCGGCAGTGGAATTCAGTGGCGATGACGTCATTTTTCTAACCCGACCAGCGTGA
- the thpR gene encoding RNA 2',3'-cyclic phosphodiesterase, producing the protein MKNFSACPDKSSANTASGTSERLFIGIAPDAATQRFLGATCTHLASLRLPRNCRWIGDANRHLTLAFLGDTALDHMATIEQHLEEIAQSTPACTGHIVSTHPFPRDRAKMLAAELLPNPALATLHAHCRNLMTAIGKQPERKQFRPHFTLARSRSGFSRIPAVPADFICTLDNITLYHSLLAPGGSQYQPLLSLRLAG; encoded by the coding sequence ATGAAAAATTTTTCTGCCTGCCCAGACAAGTCCTCGGCGAACACTGCCAGTGGCACATCGGAGCGACTGTTTATTGGCATTGCGCCTGACGCGGCCACCCAGCGTTTCCTCGGTGCCACCTGTACACACCTGGCGAGCCTGCGCCTGCCACGGAATTGCCGCTGGATTGGCGACGCAAATCGACACCTGACCCTGGCGTTCCTCGGCGATACCGCGCTTGACCACATGGCGACTATCGAGCAACACCTCGAGGAAATCGCTCAATCTACACCGGCATGCACCGGGCACATCGTCAGCACGCACCCATTCCCCAGGGACAGAGCCAAAATGCTCGCCGCGGAGCTGCTGCCCAATCCGGCACTTGCGACGCTGCATGCCCATTGTCGCAACCTAATGACCGCCATCGGTAAACAACCGGAGCGCAAACAGTTTCGCCCGCATTTCACCCTGGCCCGAAGCCGCAGCGGTTTTTCCCGGATCCCCGCGGTACCGGCAGACTTCATCTGCACGCTGGACAACATCACCCTTTACCACAGCCTGCTCGCCCCCGGCGGTAGCCAGTACCAGCCGCTGCTATCACTTCGGCTGGCTGGCTAG
- the gorA gene encoding glutathione-disulfide reductase codes for MSEFEFDFDLFVIGAGSGGVRAARMAAATGMRVAVAEDRYMGGTCVNVGCVPKKLFVYASGYREAFEDAEAFGWEGQTGATFVWPTLRDNNAREITRLNGIYRNLLSNAGVQVIDGRATLSGRQQVTVGDATYSAERILVATGGWPYVPDFAGSEYVITSNEVFALEVFPRRVLVVGGGYIAVEFAGIFAGLGAETHLSYRRELFLRGFDNDVRRFVRDEMGKKQVDLHFNHVVTSIEKQEDGSLKVHGADGSILEVDAVLYATGRRPNTQGLGLEKLGVVLHKDGTIGVDDNFRSSVTSIYALGDVTGGPELTPVALAEAMALVRHWQTGKTAEIDYNNIPTAVFCQPNIGTVGLTEEEARQAGIPVEIYKSDFRAMRHSVSGRDERTLMKLIVDKGNDKVIGAHMVGPDAGEIIQGIAVAMKAGATKSVFDQTIGIHPTAAEEFVTMRTPVAE; via the coding sequence TTGTCTGAATTTGAATTTGATTTTGATCTATTTGTCATTGGTGCCGGTTCCGGTGGGGTACGTGCTGCACGTATGGCGGCTGCCACTGGTATGCGGGTTGCCGTGGCCGAAGATCGTTACATGGGTGGCACCTGCGTGAATGTCGGGTGTGTACCCAAGAAACTTTTTGTCTACGCCAGTGGTTACCGGGAAGCATTTGAAGACGCGGAAGCGTTCGGCTGGGAGGGTCAGACCGGTGCGACCTTTGTGTGGCCGACGCTGCGCGATAACAATGCGCGGGAAATCACTCGCCTGAACGGTATTTATCGGAACCTGCTGAGCAATGCGGGTGTGCAGGTGATTGATGGCAGAGCCACCCTGAGCGGGCGACAACAGGTCACCGTGGGTGACGCCACCTACAGCGCGGAACGCATACTGGTGGCCACAGGTGGTTGGCCTTATGTGCCCGACTTTGCGGGCAGTGAGTATGTGATCACGTCGAACGAGGTTTTTGCGCTGGAAGTGTTCCCGCGTCGGGTGCTCGTGGTTGGTGGCGGCTATATCGCGGTGGAGTTCGCGGGCATTTTTGCAGGGCTGGGCGCGGAAACACATCTTTCTTACCGTCGCGAACTCTTTTTGCGCGGGTTTGATAACGACGTGCGTCGGTTTGTGCGCGACGAAATGGGCAAAAAGCAGGTAGACCTGCATTTTAATCATGTGGTGACTTCCATCGAAAAGCAGGAGGATGGCTCGCTCAAGGTACATGGGGCGGACGGGAGCATACTCGAAGTAGATGCCGTTCTGTACGCTACCGGGCGCAGGCCGAACACTCAGGGGCTTGGCCTGGAGAAGCTGGGTGTCGTGTTACACAAGGATGGCACCATCGGTGTTGATGACAACTTCCGCAGCAGTGTCACATCGATTTATGCGCTGGGTGACGTCACCGGTGGGCCCGAGCTCACTCCGGTTGCGCTGGCAGAGGCCATGGCGCTGGTCAGGCACTGGCAAACCGGTAAGACCGCGGAGATCGATTACAACAATATTCCGACGGCAGTTTTCTGCCAGCCAAACATTGGCACCGTTGGTTTGACCGAAGAGGAAGCGCGTCAGGCGGGTATTCCGGTGGAGATTTACAAGTCCGATTTCCGCGCCATGCGCCATTCCGTCAGTGGTCGGGATGAGCGTACCCTGATGAAGCTGATTGTCGACAAGGGCAATGACAAAGTGATTGGTGCGCACATGGTGGGCCCGGATGCGGGAGAGATTATTCAGGGGATTGCTGTGGCGATGAAGGCGGGGGCAACCAAAAGCGTGTTCGACCAGACTATTGGTATCCACCCCACTGCAGCCGAAGAGTTTGTCACCATGCGCACGCCGGTGGCGGAATAA
- a CDS encoding GIN domain-containing protein, with product MFRRLNIFVSLMVALSLMASAVHAQQSSRTFPLNGFTAIALKGGSNLQVIQGDTFSVTAHGEEADLIHAKAEVKRDTLELSVEQESKSLFGIVTVSSEPVVEYRVTLPVIDSLRVTGSGDATADTLESEKLDLRVTGSGMIRVNKVAAETLSTGVTGSGDVLLGTVLAVHGSAGITGSGDIRMENFVGEDFSAQIKGSGDIAVGGKVASLNVTVMGSGDFMGRNLVANTAGGSIMGSGDIVLKRPVSESFSVMGSGDVALVE from the coding sequence ATGTTTCGCAGATTGAATATTTTCGTATCACTGATGGTGGCGCTTTCCCTGATGGCAAGCGCCGTGCATGCCCAGCAAAGCAGCAGAACCTTCCCGCTGAACGGCTTTACCGCCATTGCGTTGAAAGGCGGCTCTAACCTCCAGGTTATTCAGGGAGACACATTCTCCGTGACGGCCCACGGTGAAGAGGCGGACCTGATACACGCCAAAGCCGAGGTGAAGCGCGACACCCTGGAGCTGTCCGTGGAGCAGGAAAGTAAGAGCCTGTTCGGGATCGTTACCGTCAGCAGCGAGCCTGTCGTGGAATACCGGGTCACTCTTCCGGTGATCGACAGCCTTCGGGTGACCGGCTCTGGTGACGCGACCGCGGATACCCTGGAGAGCGAGAAACTCGACCTGCGGGTGACCGGCTCTGGCATGATTCGGGTGAACAAAGTCGCTGCCGAGACGCTGTCCACCGGCGTGACCGGGTCTGGGGATGTCTTGCTGGGCACCGTACTCGCGGTTCACGGATCAGCAGGTATCACTGGCTCTGGTGATATCCGCATGGAGAACTTTGTCGGCGAGGACTTTTCCGCCCAGATCAAGGGCTCCGGGGATATCGCAGTCGGCGGCAAGGTGGCCAGCCTGAATGTGACGGTCATGGGATCTGGCGACTTTATGGGGCGCAATCTGGTGGCCAATACCGCAGGCGGCTCGATTATGGGCTCCGGTGATATCGTGCTGAAGCGTCCCGTTAGTGAGTCCTTCTCCGTCATGGGCTCGGGAGATGTCGCTCTGGTGGAGTAG
- a CDS encoding Hsp20 family protein, with product MRNLDLSPLYRSAIGFDRLASLLDTMTTSEQNQPAYPPYNIELTGEDAYRISMAVAGFDQSELDIQMEQNRLTVSGKKVADEEKRNFLHRGIAARNFERRFQLADHVRVTDAQLVNGLLHIELVREIPEAMKPRKIEISSGNLLQSTQADEPQAGERGSGQKSVPVGEQAA from the coding sequence ATGCGTAACTTAGACCTTTCTCCACTCTACCGTTCAGCCATTGGTTTCGATCGTCTGGCCAGCTTGCTGGATACCATGACCACCAGTGAGCAGAACCAGCCAGCGTATCCCCCGTACAATATCGAATTGACCGGCGAGGATGCCTACCGAATTTCTATGGCCGTCGCAGGTTTTGACCAGTCTGAACTTGATATTCAGATGGAGCAGAATCGCTTGACCGTCAGTGGTAAAAAAGTTGCTGACGAAGAAAAACGGAATTTCCTGCATCGCGGCATTGCAGCGCGTAATTTTGAGCGACGCTTCCAGCTTGCCGATCATGTCCGAGTGACCGATGCGCAGTTGGTCAACGGGTTGCTGCACATCGAACTGGTGCGTGAAATTCCAGAGGCGATGAAGCCGCGGAAGATCGAAATTTCCAGTGGCAACCTGTTGCAGTCAACCCAGGCAGATGAACCCCAGGCGGGCGAACGTGGTTCAGGTCAAAAAAGCGTGCCTGTAGGTGAGCAAGCTGCCTGA
- a CDS encoding beta-ketoacyl synthase N-terminal-like domain-containing protein yields MQRLPVITAFGGFNPAGRSSFHRGYKRLVLDSLGASERTDVLSDLAALMGLRTGDAAQGPLSVELEQQVLQGTLVRELESRFYDYRRCHFHQAADLKSDSGFTFEMSARQLPVPLPQDWSVETLDNGRVRVHAASLSVMLDSHREIAVASAGQLPTGFEPGQQYNSRFHPRGLQLAILGASDAVQSLGIDWDLVAQKAGPEKISVYASSAMSQLDVNGNGGLLQSRLRGGRVSSKQLALGLTSMPADFVNAYVLGSVGTTGAVAGACATYLYNLRAAVEDIRCGRARVAVVGAAEAPLVPEVVDGYTTMGALANLDGLRKIFGDEIDFRRASRPFGDNCGFTLGEGTQWAVLMDDELALELGAPIHGAVANVFVNADGPKKSISAPGPGNYLTVARAMSEARAILGEESLRQRSFVQAHGSSTPQNRVTESAIFDRLAGAFGIEDWPVCAVKAFVGHTVAAASGDQLISSLGIFNRGILPGITTIDRVADDVHHEHLNLSMSHVERDPESLDVAFLNSKGFGGNNATASVLAPHITEKMLAKRHGEQAMTAYRKRSEAPAERAAEYDARASRGDLNAIYRFGEGLIDETGISLEDGRMTLPGVAGSVSLPEENPFADMV; encoded by the coding sequence ATGCAGCGCCTACCCGTAATTACCGCGTTTGGTGGATTTAACCCCGCCGGTCGCAGTTCGTTCCATCGCGGCTACAAGCGGCTGGTGCTCGACAGCCTTGGTGCATCCGAGCGTACGGATGTGTTGTCTGACCTCGCCGCACTGATGGGCCTGCGCACCGGTGATGCCGCTCAAGGTCCTTTGAGTGTAGAGCTAGAGCAGCAGGTTCTGCAGGGGACGTTGGTGCGCGAGTTGGAGTCGCGTTTCTACGACTACCGTCGTTGCCATTTTCATCAGGCCGCGGATCTCAAGAGCGATAGCGGTTTTACCTTCGAGATGTCTGCGCGCCAGCTTCCGGTGCCGCTGCCGCAGGATTGGTCCGTCGAAACGCTCGACAACGGGCGCGTGCGCGTTCACGCCGCCAGTCTCTCCGTGATGCTGGATAGTCACCGCGAAATCGCCGTTGCGTCTGCAGGGCAGCTTCCTACTGGCTTTGAGCCGGGGCAGCAATACAACTCCCGTTTCCACCCTCGCGGTTTGCAACTGGCGATTCTCGGCGCATCCGATGCGGTGCAATCCCTGGGAATCGACTGGGACCTGGTGGCACAAAAGGCAGGGCCGGAAAAAATTTCCGTGTATGCCAGCTCCGCCATGAGTCAGCTGGATGTCAACGGCAACGGTGGGCTGCTGCAATCCCGGCTGCGCGGGGGGCGTGTCAGCTCCAAGCAGCTGGCCCTGGGGCTCACCAGCATGCCGGCGGATTTCGTGAACGCCTATGTGCTTGGCAGCGTAGGCACCACCGGCGCTGTTGCCGGCGCCTGCGCCACCTACCTGTATAACCTGCGGGCTGCGGTGGAGGATATTCGCTGTGGCCGCGCACGGGTTGCCGTCGTGGGCGCTGCGGAGGCGCCGCTGGTTCCGGAGGTGGTTGATGGTTATACCACCATGGGGGCGCTGGCCAACCTGGATGGGCTGCGCAAAATTTTTGGCGATGAGATTGATTTCCGTCGCGCCAGCCGCCCATTTGGTGATAACTGTGGTTTCACCCTGGGTGAAGGTACACAGTGGGCTGTACTGATGGACGACGAACTGGCACTGGAGCTTGGAGCGCCAATTCATGGCGCCGTAGCGAACGTGTTTGTGAACGCCGACGGGCCGAAAAAATCGATTTCTGCGCCCGGGCCGGGTAACTACCTCACGGTGGCCCGCGCCATGTCGGAAGCGCGCGCGATTCTCGGTGAGGAAAGCCTGCGGCAACGCAGCTTCGTTCAGGCGCACGGCTCCAGTACTCCGCAGAATCGCGTGACCGAATCAGCAATTTTCGATCGGCTTGCCGGTGCGTTTGGCATCGAGGACTGGCCGGTGTGTGCGGTGAAGGCCTTTGTTGGCCATACCGTGGCCGCGGCCAGTGGTGATCAGCTGATCTCCAGTCTGGGTATCTTTAATCGCGGGATTCTGCCGGGCATTACTACCATTGATCGTGTGGCCGATGATGTGCACCACGAACACCTCAATCTATCCATGTCGCATGTTGAGCGTGATCCCGAGTCCCTGGATGTTGCCTTCCTGAACTCCAAAGGCTTCGGTGGTAACAATGCAACCGCCAGTGTTCTGGCGCCGCACATTACCGAAAAAATGCTCGCCAAGCGCCACGGCGAACAGGCGATGACAGCCTACCGCAAGCGCAGTGAAGCACCGGCTGAGCGTGCAGCCGAATACGATGCCCGAGCCAGCCGTGGAGACCTGAACGCGATCTACCGCTTTGGGGAGGGGCTGATTGACGAAACCGGCATTTCCCTGGAGGATGGACGCATGACCCTGCCCGGTGTGGCGGGCTCTGTGTCGCTGCCGGAGGAAAACCCCTTCGCCGATATGGTGTGA
- a CDS encoding GlxA family transcriptional regulator has product MPTVTFMLLDQMLSTGTVLPLEMLRGAESRARVERKRNEGSKVEKVGSTESKPDSGALNLITVSVDGKPVKSRSGFSLAPDMALADAPDSDIIYLPALWRNPRPALRRSEQLLKWLCEQAEKGAAISAVGTGVCFLAEAGLLDGKPATTHWHYFDQFAADYPDVKLKRQYFITQANKLFCAASVNALADVTVHLIRQLYGPAIASHVERNFSHEIRRPFEEIAYSEGAVHLHPDEEVVQAQTWLKQHCSEDVKLSEVAKYFDMSVRSFNRRFKLATGQTPLQYLQNVRIDVARELLQSSNLSVNEIAEKVGYQDMGHFTALFKKFLSTTPSEYRTTVRAKLFRVNT; this is encoded by the coding sequence ATGCCCACCGTCACATTTATGCTCCTCGACCAGATGCTTTCCACCGGAACCGTGTTGCCACTGGAAATGCTGCGCGGCGCCGAGAGCCGCGCGCGAGTTGAGCGCAAGCGCAACGAAGGCTCGAAAGTAGAGAAAGTGGGCAGTACCGAAAGCAAGCCCGACAGCGGTGCTCTGAACCTGATTACCGTCAGTGTCGACGGCAAGCCGGTGAAATCCCGCTCTGGCTTTTCCCTGGCGCCGGATATGGCTCTGGCAGACGCACCCGATAGCGACATCATCTACCTGCCCGCCCTTTGGCGAAATCCCCGCCCGGCACTGCGCCGTAGCGAACAACTGCTGAAGTGGCTGTGTGAGCAGGCCGAAAAAGGCGCAGCCATCAGCGCGGTCGGCACCGGCGTCTGCTTTTTGGCGGAAGCCGGGTTGCTCGACGGCAAACCCGCCACTACGCACTGGCACTACTTCGACCAGTTTGCGGCGGATTACCCGGACGTAAAACTCAAGCGGCAGTACTTTATCACCCAGGCGAACAAGCTGTTCTGCGCCGCCAGCGTCAATGCACTGGCCGATGTTACCGTCCACCTGATACGCCAGCTGTATGGCCCTGCGATCGCCAGCCATGTAGAGCGCAACTTTTCCCATGAGATCCGCCGCCCGTTTGAGGAAATTGCCTACTCGGAAGGCGCGGTCCACCTCCATCCGGATGAGGAAGTGGTGCAGGCACAGACCTGGCTGAAGCAGCACTGCAGCGAAGATGTAAAGCTCAGCGAAGTGGCGAAATACTTTGATATGAGTGTGCGCTCATTCAACCGCCGCTTTAAACTCGCAACCGGCCAGACCCCACTGCAGTATTTGCAAAATGTCCGTATCGATGTGGCGCGCGAGCTGCTTCAGTCGAGCAACTTATCGGTTAACGAGATTGCCGAGAAGGTCGGCTATCAGGATATGGGCCACTTTACCGCGCTGTTCAAGAAATTTCTGTCGACCACTCCGAGCGAGTATCGCACCACCGTGCGTGCGAAGTTGTTCAGGGTCAACACTTAA
- a CDS encoding HIT family protein, with protein MASIFTQIINGDLPGHFIWRDEVAVAIMTIAPIKPGHCLVIPVEEINHWDDVPEEVTAHLLAVASKVAKAQKKVYSPKRVGVMVAGIEVPHTHYHLVPINEIADLDFALQKPAEPEALAAEAAKLRQALEELGYRADAN; from the coding sequence ATGGCGAGTATTTTTACCCAGATTATCAATGGCGATCTGCCGGGGCACTTTATCTGGCGCGACGAGGTGGCCGTGGCGATCATGACCATCGCCCCCATTAAACCCGGGCATTGCCTGGTGATTCCGGTGGAGGAGATCAATCACTGGGATGATGTGCCTGAGGAGGTGACTGCCCATCTGCTGGCGGTGGCGAGTAAAGTGGCCAAGGCGCAGAAGAAGGTGTATTCGCCCAAGCGCGTCGGGGTCATGGTAGCCGGTATCGAGGTGCCACATACCCATTATCATCTGGTACCGATCAATGAAATCGCCGATCTGGACTTCGCGTTGCAGAAGCCGGCGGAGCCTGAAGCGCTGGCCGCGGAGGCGGCGAAGCTACGCCAGGCTCTGGAGGAACTCGGTTACCGTGCCGATGCCAACTGA
- a CDS encoding HPF/RaiA family ribosome-associated protein, with the protein MKSAPYDNIVFRDIDKSAALANTVSRKLHKLERYCGDIIRSRVVLEAPHQHKHKGKQYKASVELALSGNPVTITNESDSIHRAVTGAFNSVERCLKERGDRRKSRRHQMPVLDSIEDTELDPTDQSSI; encoded by the coding sequence ATGAAATCTGCGCCTTACGATAACATTGTGTTCCGTGATATCGACAAATCTGCCGCTCTGGCCAACACGGTCTCCCGGAAGTTACACAAACTCGAACGTTATTGTGGCGACATCATACGTAGCCGTGTGGTCCTAGAAGCCCCCCACCAACACAAGCACAAAGGGAAGCAATACAAAGCTTCCGTGGAACTCGCCCTGAGCGGAAACCCGGTCACCATTACCAATGAAAGCGACTCCATTCATCGCGCGGTTACCGGTGCCTTCAATTCAGTGGAACGCTGCCTCAAGGAGCGTGGAGATCGCCGCAAGTCACGCCGGCACCAGATGCCGGTATTGGACAGTATCGAGGATACCGAGCTAGACCCGACCGACCAGTCCTCAATTTGA
- a CDS encoding TIGR01620 family protein — protein sequence MATSDNQFDKAPARDSGAKPRRQTRIENLEVEEPALHDRASTRVESLAEEPAELPRSITTGESLPDKISFSELRLPVFRLRMWKPALLAALALAFGAVFWELRQFFYWASDMHWSLGLLAAVIILALVATMASAVWEYFRAGKPLRKLQKTQELAAEVRDSRATDAVEPLNQQLRALFAGKPQGALLARVQAETPDYYDNSELLRHLELNFFEALDQEALRRIVRHATTTGALVGLSPFTTLDVLVALRQSMRMIDDVAQIYGVRPSIVVRWRLFKKILALVAYSGASEYAVSELWPELVGDSMLSTVSARLGQGMGASLFMARIGLAAVHSCRPIPFSEKQRPRLGALTKRIAGSLKERLLGRDSQQWSAGAAGGGRDAVGAERKSSPGAE from the coding sequence ATGGCTACTTCTGACAATCAATTCGACAAGGCCCCCGCCCGCGATAGCGGGGCAAAGCCGCGCCGCCAGACCCGGATCGAAAACCTGGAGGTGGAAGAACCGGCGCTACACGACCGGGCCAGTACCCGGGTGGAGTCTCTCGCGGAAGAGCCGGCGGAGCTGCCGCGCTCCATCACCACCGGTGAATCCCTGCCGGACAAAATATCGTTCTCGGAGCTGCGGCTGCCGGTGTTCCGCCTGCGCATGTGGAAGCCCGCGTTACTGGCGGCACTGGCGCTGGCCTTTGGTGCGGTATTTTGGGAGCTGCGACAGTTCTTTTACTGGGCGTCGGATATGCACTGGAGCCTGGGGCTGCTGGCGGCTGTCATCATCCTCGCGCTGGTGGCGACCATGGCCAGTGCGGTGTGGGAGTATTTTCGCGCGGGCAAACCGCTGCGGAAGCTCCAGAAAACCCAGGAGTTGGCTGCCGAGGTGCGGGATAGCCGAGCGACGGATGCGGTAGAGCCCCTGAATCAGCAACTGCGCGCACTGTTTGCGGGTAAGCCGCAGGGGGCGCTATTAGCGCGGGTGCAGGCAGAAACCCCCGATTACTACGACAACAGCGAGTTGCTCCGTCACCTCGAGCTGAATTTTTTCGAGGCGCTGGACCAGGAGGCGCTGCGTCGTATTGTGCGACATGCCACCACTACCGGCGCACTGGTTGGCCTGAGTCCGTTTACTACCCTCGACGTGCTTGTCGCTTTGCGGCAATCCATGCGTATGATCGATGATGTGGCGCAGATCTATGGCGTGCGCCCGTCGATCGTGGTGCGCTGGCGGCTGTTCAAGAAAATACTCGCGCTGGTGGCCTACAGTGGAGCCAGTGAGTACGCGGTCAGTGAACTGTGGCCGGAGCTAGTAGGGGACAGTATGTTGAGTACGGTGTCTGCGCGACTGGGGCAGGGTATGGGCGCGAGCCTGTTTATGGCGCGCATCGGTCTCGCCGCCGTGCACAGCTGCCGCCCGATACCGTTTTCCGAGAAGCAGCGGCCACGTCTGGGGGCGCTAACCAAGCGCATCGCGGGCAGCCTGAAGGAGCGCCTGCTTGGGCGAGACTCGCAGCAGTGGTCCGCTGGTGCGGCTGGTGGTGGGCGTGATGCAGTGGGTGCTGAAAGGAAGTCGTCACCGGGCGCAGAATAA
- a CDS encoding YcjX family protein yields MSASDDDGQQDTRMKSEGRLRSLRRHWKQFRNEARDKSHWAAERLLDKRICIGITGLSGAGKSTLITSLIYQLSHPDQAQLPGFAPALNGRLLGAELHPALDTGLPLFEYPRCLEALTANPPRWPESTRDLSALELHVHLRGRRLGRDYRQKLILELRDYPGEWLMDLPLLQMDFATWCRHQRDLLEGAPRADLAPELLGQLRGIAPEAVIEAGRLDSLWQNYRQFLRDCRSERKLSYLQPGRALLDNDEYGFFPLPALHHQSEQELRALPDDSVYKVLEARYRAYVEEKVAPFVETHFRHLDRQLVLVDLISTLFAGEESLEDMRKAFGHIADTFRYGSNGLLRKLWRPRIDRLLFAATKVDQVLAADHDALRQLLGQQLQQVFSGARHRGLPLYCEAIAAVRCSNESVRDGRRMLVGHGMDGRYLGFENAEIMAHLPQDREWQHYTGGLPPQLRPPAGIGREGYLPHIRMDALLNLLLGDKV; encoded by the coding sequence ATGAGCGCTTCGGACGACGACGGCCAACAGGATACGCGAATGAAAAGCGAGGGCCGCTTGCGGTCCCTCCGGCGACACTGGAAGCAATTCCGTAACGAGGCGCGGGATAAGTCCCATTGGGCCGCGGAGCGCCTTCTGGACAAGCGTATCTGCATCGGCATCACTGGCCTGAGCGGCGCCGGCAAGTCTACCCTCATCACCAGCCTGATTTATCAGCTCAGCCACCCGGACCAGGCCCAGCTGCCCGGTTTTGCCCCTGCGCTGAACGGGCGCCTGCTCGGCGCGGAACTACACCCCGCCCTGGATACCGGGCTACCGCTGTTTGAGTACCCGCGTTGCCTGGAAGCACTGACCGCCAATCCCCCGCGCTGGCCCGAGTCCACCCGCGACCTGTCCGCCCTGGAGCTACACGTCCATCTACGGGGCAGACGGCTGGGGCGCGATTATCGGCAGAAGCTGATTCTGGAGCTGCGCGATTACCCGGGTGAGTGGCTGATGGACCTGCCACTGTTGCAGATGGACTTCGCCACCTGGTGCCGCCACCAGCGGGACCTCCTGGAGGGCGCCCCCCGTGCGGATCTGGCGCCGGAATTGCTGGGGCAGCTGCGGGGTATTGCGCCGGAGGCGGTGATAGAGGCAGGACGGCTCGACAGCCTTTGGCAGAACTACCGGCAGTTTCTCCGGGATTGCCGCAGTGAGCGAAAGCTCAGCTATCTGCAGCCAGGCAGGGCGCTACTCGACAACGACGAATACGGTTTTTTCCCGCTGCCCGCATTGCACCATCAATCGGAGCAGGAGTTACGAGCACTTCCGGATGACAGCGTGTACAAGGTTCTGGAGGCACGTTATCGAGCCTATGTGGAGGAAAAGGTCGCACCTTTCGTGGAGACCCACTTCCGACACCTGGATCGCCAGCTGGTGCTGGTGGACCTGATCAGCACGCTGTTTGCCGGTGAGGAGTCACTGGAGGATATGCGCAAGGCGTTCGGGCATATAGCGGACACGTTCCGCTATGGCAGCAATGGTCTGCTGCGTAAATTGTGGCGCCCCCGCATCGACCGCCTGCTGTTTGCGGCGACCAAGGTGGATCAAGTGTTGGCCGCTGACCATGACGCCCTGCGCCAATTGTTGGGCCAGCAGCTGCAGCAGGTATTTTCCGGTGCGCGACATCGCGGCTTGCCACTCTATTGTGAGGCTATCGCTGCCGTGCGCTGCTCCAATGAAAGTGTGCGTGATGGTCGCCGCATGCTGGTCGGGCACGGTATGGATGGCCGTTACCTGGGGTTTGAAAACGCCGAGATCATGGCGCACTTGCCGCAAGATCGGGAGTGGCAGCACTACACGGGTGGGTTGCCGCCGCAGCTGCGACCGCCTGCGGGCATAGGGCGGGAAGGGTACCTGCCGCATATCCGTATGGATGCGCTATTGAACCTGTTGCTGGGAGACAAGGTGTAA